A single region of the Sorghum bicolor cultivar BTx623 chromosome 9, Sorghum_bicolor_NCBIv3, whole genome shotgun sequence genome encodes:
- the LOC8074592 gene encoding uncharacterized protein LOC8074592 produces MASAAGTTTQRRVGDDVESQREQGDDGSSRREQEQEQRRPLLDEERRRSLAADDGGGMSPVQRAISQTYQSTAHLAKLLPTGTVLAFQLLSPVVTAEGHCARANRAMAAALLALCALSCFVLSFTDSFRDAATGAVRYGFATSRGLWVIDGGAPLDDPRAAAAYRIRFLDLVHAVVSVMIFAAVALLDQNVVTCFYPVPSEDARQVLTVLPIAIGVVGSMLFVTFPTTRHGIGFPLSQH; encoded by the coding sequence ATGGCGTCGGCGGCGGGGACGACGACACAGAGGCGCGTCGGCGACGACGTGGAGTCTCAGCGGGAGCAGGGCGACGATGGTAGTAGCCGCCGCGAGCAAGAGCAAGAGCAGCGACGGCCTCTGCTGGACGAAGAACGGCGGCGCTCCTTGGCcgcggacgacggcggcgggaTGAGCCCGGTCCAGCGTGCCATCAGCCAGACGTACCAGAGCACGGCGCACCTAGCGAAGCTGCTGCCGACGGGCACGGTGCTGGCGTTCCAGCTGCTGTCCCCGGTGGTGACGGCGGAGGGCCACTGCGCGCGCGCCAaccgcgccatggccgccgcgctCCTGGCGCTCTGCGCGCTCTCCTGCTTCGTGCTCAGCTTCACCGACAGCTTCCGTGACGCCGCCACGGGCGCCGTCCGCTACGGCTTCGCCACCTCGCGGGGGTTATGGGTCATCGACGGCGGCGCGCCGCTGGACGACCCGCGCGCCGCGGCGGCGTACCGGATCCGGTTCCTCGACCTAGTGCACGCCGTGGTGTCCGTCATGATCTTCGCCGCCGTCGCGCTGCTCGACCAGAACGTCGTCACCTGCTTCTACCCCGTGCCGTCGGAGGACGCCAGGCAGGTGCTCACCGTGCTACCCATCGCCATCGGCGTCGTCGGGAGCATGCTGTTCGTCACCTTCCCCACCACCCGCCACGGCATCGGGTTCCCGCTATCTCAGCACTGA
- the LOC8063592 gene encoding protein DEHYDRATION-INDUCED 19 has protein sequence MDSEHWISRLAAAKRFYAAQLGHSDRAGMEELDMDEEVRPEFACPYCYEDHDVGSLCAHLEEEHPFEPQAAACPVCSEMVTKDMVNHITMQHGYLFKNRRRLRRFIIPGSQALSLLSRDLREAHLQVLLGGGHRSSNNNSTTNISADPLLSSFGLSFPTSDAEQTSKSTLSIPDDATMIKETPAQARKLSIDSSLTSEEREQKRKQASVRATFVQDLLLSTLFGD, from the exons ATGGACTCGGAGCACTGGATCTCGCGCCTGGCGGCTGCGAAGCGCTTCTACGCGGCGCAGCTCGGCCACAGCG ATCGGGCGGGGATGGAGGAGCTGGACATGGACGAGGAGGTCAGGCCCGAGTTCGCCTGCCCCTACTGCTACGAGGACCACGACGTCGGATCCCTCTGCGCGCACCTGGAGGAGGAGCACCCGTTCGAGCCCCAAGCCGCG GCTTGCCCTGTCTGCTCTGAGATGGTTACGAAGGATATGGTTAACCATATTACTATGCAACATGGATATTTATTCAAG AATCGTCGCCGGTTGCGCAGATTCATCATTCCAGGCAGCCAGGCCCTTTCTTTACTGAGCCGAGATCTACGGGAAGCCCATTTGCAGGTGCTTCTTGGAGGCGGACATAGATCAAGCAACAATAACAGCACCACAAATATTTCAGCTGATCCTCTTCTGTCATCATTCGGCCTTAGCTTCCCTACATCAGATGCAGAGCAAACATCCAAATCGACTCTTTCCATTCCTGATGATGCTACGATGATAAAAGAAACGCCTGCTCAGGCACGGAAGTTAAG TATCGATTCGTCCCTCACAAGTGAAGAAAGGGAGCAGAAACGGAAGCAAGCCAGCGTCAGAGCCACATTCGTGCAAGACCTGCTGCTCTCTACTCTATTCGGGGACTAA
- the LOC8074590 gene encoding dnaJ homolog subfamily B member 4, producing the protein MGLDYYKILGVDKGATDDDLKKAYRKLAMKWHPDKNPNNKKEAENKFKQISEAYEVLSDPQKRAVYDQYGEEGLKGQVPPPGAGGAGPGGATFFSTGGDGPNVFRFNPRNAEDIFAEFFGGSSPFGGMGGGGMGGSGMGGGMPGMRTGGTRFSSSIFGDDIFGSAFGGGPDGYGMHTGGRPVKAPAIERKLPCSLEELYKGTTKKMKISREIADASGKTIPVEEILTIDVKPGWKKGTKITFPEKGNETPNTIPADLVFIIDEKPHPVFTRDGNDLVVTQKIPLAEALTGYTAHVTTLDGRSLTVPISSVIHPGYEEVVRGEGMPIPKDPSRKGNLRIKFDIKFPARLTSDQKAGVKRLLGQ; encoded by the exons ATGGGGCTTGACTACTACAAGATCCTGGGCGTCGACAAGGGCGCCACCGACGACGACCTCAAGAAGGCCTACCGCAAGCTAGCCATGAAATGGCACCCCGACAAGAACCCCAACAacaagaaggaggccgagaacaAGTTCAAGCAGATCTCGGAGGCTTACGAG GTGCTGAGCGACCCGCAGAAGCGCGCGGTGTACGACCAGTACGGCGAGGAGGGGCTCAAGGGGCAGGTGCCGCCGCCGGGCGCCGGCGGGGCGGGCCCTGGCGGCGCGACCTTCTTCTCCACGGGCGGCGACGGGCCGAATGTGTTCCGCTTCAACCCGCGCAACGCGGAGGACATCTTCGCTGAGTTCTTCGGCGGCTCCAGCCCCTTCGGCGGTATGGGCGGCGGTGGCATGGGCGGCAGCGGCATGGGGGGTGGGATGCCCGGCATGCGGACCGGCGGGACGAGGTTCTCCTCGTCCATTTTCGGGGACGATATATTCGGCTCTGCGTTCGGCGGCGGCCCGGACGGGTACGGCATGCACACCGGCGGGCGGCCCGTGAAGGCGCCGGCCATCGAGCGGAAGCTGCCGTGCAGCCTGGAGGAGCTGTACAAGGGCACCACCAAGAAGATGAAGATTTCCAGAGAAATTGCTGACGCCAGTGG gaAGACAATCCCAGTGGAAGAGATCCTAACGATCGACGTGAAGCCGGGGTGGAAGAAGGGCACCAAGATCACCTTCCCAGAGAAGGGCAACGAGACGCCCAACACGATCCCGGCCGACCTCGTCTTCATCATCGACGAGAAGCCGCACCCGGTGTTCACCCGCGATGGCAACGACCTGGTGGTGACCCAGAAGATCCCGCTGGCGGAGGCCCTGACGGGGTACACCGCTCACGTGACGACGCTAGACGGGCGCAGCCTGACGGTGCCCATCAGCTCCGTGATCCACCCGGGGTACGAGGAGGTGGTGCGCGGCGAGGGCATGCCCATCCCCAAGGACCCGTCCAGGAAGGGCAACCTCCGGATCAAGTTCGACATCAAGTTCCCGGCGAGGCTCACGTCGGACCAGAAGGCCGGCGTCAAGAGGCTTCTTGGACAGTAG